The Jannaschia sp. M317 DNA segment GCTGTTGGCTGTGGTCAACGTGCAGGCCTTCGGTTGGCGCCTGCCGCTCCTGCCGGATCCGGGGGGGTGGCTGCGGCTGGGCGGCTGGACCCTTACGGCGGCGGTTCTGGCGGCGGCGGTCCCGGCCTGGCGGCTCTGGCGGATGCCGCCCTCGGACCTGGTCAAGGTCTTTGCGCATGAACGGTAACGGGGGATCAATGTTATGGAAAACATTGAGCAAAGCCTTCGAAGGCTTTGCCGCCGCGCTGGCGGTTTGCGTCGCGATCGGCACAGGCGCGGCGGCGCAGGGGTTTGCCGGTTTGGGGCAGGGGGGCGACGGCTTTGCCTTACCGCAGCCAGATCCGGTGTTCGATTTTCCCGCCGACCACGGACCCCATGAAGGTTTCCGCATCGAATGGTGGTATCTGACCGCGACCCTGCGCGATGCCCAAGGCACCCGGTACGGCATCCAATGGACGTTGTTCCGGTCCGCCCTGTCGCCCGAGGGCCCGCAGGTCTGGATGGGACACTTCGGTCTGACCACCCCCGATGCCCACTATTCCGCAGAGCGGCTGGCGCGTGGCGGCGTCGGCCAGGCGGGCGTCCAGGTCGCGCCTTTCGATGCGTGGATCGATGACTGGCAATTGGCAGGACCGGATCTTGACAGGCTGACGCTGCGTGCGCGGACCGCCGAGACGGGATACGACCTTGCCCTGTCCGCTCAGGGGCCGCTGGTGTTTCATGGTGACGGCGGTTTTTCGGTCAAATCCGCCAGCGGGCAGGCCAGCTACTACTACTCCCAACCCTTCTACAGCGTCAGCGGTCTGCTCGATCTGCCATCCGGTCCGGTCGAGGTGACGGGGGAGGCCTGGCTTGACCGGGAATGGTCTTCGCAACCGTTGGAGGGCGATCAGGAGGGCTGGGATTGGTTCTCGCTCCATCTTGACGACGGCAACCGGCTGATGGCGTTCCGGCTGCGTGGCGATGGCGACTATACCTATGCGTCCTGGATCGCGCCCGATGGTCGCCTGACGCCCTATGGCGATGGCGCGCTGACGTTGGAGCCGCTGACCACGGCCCAGGTCGCCGGTCGCACGGTGCCGGTGCGCTGGCGGCTGCGCCTGCCGGCCGAGGGCGTGGACCTGGACGTCGGGGCCGTGAACCCGCAAAGCTGGCAAGACACGCTGTTTTCCTATTGGGAGGGCCCGGTTACCGCGACCGGCAGCCACCGGGCCGAAGGATATCTGGAGATGACCGGTTATGAGTGATCCCTGGCAAAGCCTCGGTACCCTGCGCGCGCACCTTTGGGCGCGGCTTGCCCGCGGGGCGGCGAAGGCGGACGATCCCTTTCGCTTCACCACACTCGCCACGCTGGGTGCCGAGGGGCCAGAGGCGCGGATCGTTGGTCTGCGTCGGGCCGGGGCCGGGCAGGTCGAGGTGCACTCCGATCTGCGCACAGCCAAGGTCACGGCCCTGCGCCGGGATCCCCGTGCGGCGCTTTTGTTTTGGGACCCTGACACGCAGGAACAGCTGCGCCTGTCCGTGCGCCTGACTGTGTTCCCGGCGGACCCGTCGCGTTGGGCTGCGATCCCCCCCGAGGCGCGGTTGAACTATGGCACCGACCCGGCCCCCGGCACGCCCATCGACGACCCCGACCGTCTGACGCGCACCCCCGAGGCCGCGCGCCACGGCACGCTGACAGGGCCCGTGTTGCGCATGGATGCGGTCAGCCTGGCCCATGATCCGCATCGACGCGCGGTCTTTGAGGGGCCGGACCTGCGCGGGGCCTGGGTCGCGCCCTAACGGTTCGTTCACGACTTGGCGCTAAACCTCCGGCCAAACTGTCGGAGGATCTGGGCATGAGTGGCGAGAACAAGCGCCCGATCATCATCAAGCGCAAGAAGGTGGTCGGCGGTGGCGGCCACCATGGTGGCGCGTGGAAGGTGGCCTATGCGGATTTCGTGACCGCGATGATGGCCTTCTTCATGCTGATGTGGCTGCTGAACGCCACCACAGAGAATCAGCGCAAGGGCCTGGCCGACTACTTCAGCCCCACCGTTGCGCTGTCGCGCACCTCTGGCGGCGGCGATGGGGCGCTGGGTGGGCGTACGATCAGCAGTGACTCCACCGCCGTCGACGTCGGGCGCGGCGGCGTCACGTCGACCACGTTTCATGGCTCCACCGAAGCGGAGAACGCGGAGCTGGAGGCCGTCGAAGCCGCGCTTTTGGGGCGAGGTGGCGAAAGCCTGCTGGATCAGGAACAGTTACGCCATGTCGCCGTGCGCCTGACCGATGAGGGGCTGGTCATCGAACTCTTTGACCTGCCGGACCGTCCTCTGTTCGAGCAGGGGGACGCGACACCCACCCTGCGGGAGCTTCTCGGCTCGGTCGCCCCCCTCCTGCGGGAGCAGCGCAATCCCTTGGCGCTAAGCGCGTTTACAGCGGCTGAACCGGTCGTGACACGGGTGCCGCGCGGCTGGGACCTGTCGACAGAACGGGCGCAGGCCCTGCGCCGCACTCTGTTGCCGCTTGAAATCCCCGATGGTCGGATTGCCCGTTTGACTGGCCACGCCGACCGCCGTCCCGCGGATCGCAACCCCCTGTCGGCGCGGAACAACAGGGTGGAAATCACGCTTTTGCGCGCGGGGTCCAACCCCTGACATGGAGCGCGCGTTAACCCTGCCCGCGTTTCGTCACAGCCGTTAGCCGGGGCTTAACCTTCCGTGGGCTAGGGTGCCTCGACTCGGGGAGAACCCCCGAGGAGAGAGACAGCCGAAAGGGACTTTGATGACGATCTCCTCCTCTCTGAATGCAGGTGTGACCGGGCTCAGCGTGAATGCCAGCCGGTTGGCCACGATTTCGGACAATATCGCGAATTCCGCGACCCATGGCTACAAACGGTCGACAGCTGATTTCCACTCCCTTGTCATGGACCAGAGCCGTGGGACCTATTCGGCGGGTGGCGTGCGCGCGACGACGGGGCGTTCGGTAGATCAACGTGGCACCCTGGTCACCACCAACAACCCGACTGACCTGTCGGTCGGCGGACGCGGCATGCTGCCGGTGACCCCGGTTTCCGAGATCGGAAACACCGCCGGGGCAATGCCGTTGCACATGACCACGACCGGATCTTTCCGTCCCGATGCCGATGGCATCCTGCGAACTGCGGGCGGTCAGGCGCTGCTGGGCTGGCCCGCGGATCGGGATGGCGCAATCCCCAGTTTCCCCCGGGACACCATCAGCGGACTGCAGCCGGTGCGCGTCGACAGCAATGAATTCGAGGGGGATGCCACGACGCGCATCGCGCTTGGTGTGAATCTGCCGGCGACGGACACGATCGCCGGGGCAACGGGTGCGCCGCGGGACCTCTCATTGGAGTACTACGGCAACCTGGGCCAATCGCAGAACATGCAGATCGCCTTCACGCCGACTGTGCCCCCCGCCGGTGACCCCGCGTCGAACACCTGGACGATGACGATCCGGGACGACGCACAGGGTGGCATTCTGGTGGGTGATTTTACCATCACCTTTGACGATAGTCGGGAAAATGGCGGGACGATTGCCACGGTGACTGAAAACGGCACCGGGACTTACGATGCCGTCACAGGCGACGTGACCATCGCCGCGCAGAGTGGGGACATCGCGCTGGAGATCGGTATCCCGCTGGAGACCGGCGGCATGTCGCAGCTGTCTGATGCCTTTGCGCCGCTTTCGATCAATAAGGACGGCTCTCCGGTGGGGATCCTGTCGGCTGTCGAGGTGGACGCCAAGGGTATTCTCAAGGCGATCTACGACACTGGCTTCACCAAGCAGCTTTATCAAATCCCCATCGTCGACGTGCCCAACATGAACGGGTTGGAGGCGCTGGCCAACCAGACCTACAAGGCCTCCACCGAAAGCGGGGCGTACTACCTTTGGGATGCGGGAAACGGTCCGGTCGGTGATCTCGTCGGCTTTTCCCGAGAGGAAAGCGCCGTCGACGTAGCCTCGGAGTTGACCCAGCTGATCCAGACGCAGCGGGCCTACAATTCCAATGCCAAGGTGATCCAGACCGTCGACGAGATGCTCCAGGAAACCACCAACATCAAACGCTGATCGTTGAACGCAGCATAACGAACGGAGGCCCGGATGAGCCTGACCGCATCCTTGAATTCTGCCTTGTCCGGCCTCTCGCTCGCCAGCAGGCGGGCAGAGATCATCGCGACCAACGTCGCAAACGCCGACACGCCTGGATACGCCAGTCGGCGCCTGGAAGCGAGCGGGCCAATTGCCGGTTTGCCAGCCAGCAAGGCCGGCGTCGTGCGCGGGATCGACCCGGTTATCCTGTCGCTGCGGCGTGAATCGCAATCGCGTCTGGCGGATGCCTCGGTTGCGCAGTCATTCCACACCCGGATCGAGACCGCCATTGGCGACCCGGATCAATCCGGAAGCCTGCAGGATATGCTCGCACGGTTCGATGCCTCCCTGACGACTGCGGCTGCCGATCCGACATCGGATCTGAGGCTCGGCAATGTTGCCCGTGCCGCAGGCAATCTGGTGACCAAGGTCGGCGACCTGGCCCAGGTCATCACCCGCGAACGTCAATCCGCCGAGGTGCGCATCGGCCAGACGGTCGATCAACTCAACCTCGATCTGGCCACGGTGGAACGGCTCAATGGCGACATCGCGCGGTCGATGGCAACGGGGTCCGATCTG contains these protein-coding regions:
- a CDS encoding flagellar hook protein FlgE, translated to MTISSSLNAGVTGLSVNASRLATISDNIANSATHGYKRSTADFHSLVMDQSRGTYSAGGVRATTGRSVDQRGTLVTTNNPTDLSVGGRGMLPVTPVSEIGNTAGAMPLHMTTTGSFRPDADGILRTAGGQALLGWPADRDGAIPSFPRDTISGLQPVRVDSNEFEGDATTRIALGVNLPATDTIAGATGAPRDLSLEYYGNLGQSQNMQIAFTPTVPPAGDPASNTWTMTIRDDAQGGILVGDFTITFDDSRENGGTIATVTENGTGTYDAVTGDVTIAAQSGDIALEIGIPLETGGMSQLSDAFAPLSINKDGSPVGILSAVEVDAKGILKAIYDTGFTKQLYQIPIVDVPNMNGLEALANQTYKASTESGAYYLWDAGNGPVGDLVGFSREESAVDVASELTQLIQTQRAYNSNAKVIQTVDEMLQETTNIKR
- a CDS encoding flagellar motor protein MotB, whose translation is MSGENKRPIIIKRKKVVGGGGHHGGAWKVAYADFVTAMMAFFMLMWLLNATTENQRKGLADYFSPTVALSRTSGGGDGALGGRTISSDSTAVDVGRGGVTSTTFHGSTEAENAELEAVEAALLGRGGESLLDQEQLRHVAVRLTDEGLVIELFDLPDRPLFEQGDATPTLRELLGSVAPLLREQRNPLALSAFTAAEPVVTRVPRGWDLSTERAQALRRTLLPLEIPDGRIARLTGHADRRPADRNPLSARNNRVEITLLRAGSNP
- a CDS encoding lipocalin-like domain-containing protein; its protein translation is MLWKTLSKAFEGFAAALAVCVAIGTGAAAQGFAGLGQGGDGFALPQPDPVFDFPADHGPHEGFRIEWWYLTATLRDAQGTRYGIQWTLFRSALSPEGPQVWMGHFGLTTPDAHYSAERLARGGVGQAGVQVAPFDAWIDDWQLAGPDLDRLTLRARTAETGYDLALSAQGPLVFHGDGGFSVKSASGQASYYYSQPFYSVSGLLDLPSGPVEVTGEAWLDREWSSQPLEGDQEGWDWFSLHLDDGNRLMAFRLRGDGDYTYASWIAPDGRLTPYGDGALTLEPLTTAQVAGRTVPVRWRLRLPAEGVDLDVGAVNPQSWQDTLFSYWEGPVTATGSHRAEGYLEMTGYE
- a CDS encoding pyridoxamine 5'-phosphate oxidase family protein, which codes for MSDPWQSLGTLRAHLWARLARGAAKADDPFRFTTLATLGAEGPEARIVGLRRAGAGQVEVHSDLRTAKVTALRRDPRAALLFWDPDTQEQLRLSVRLTVFPADPSRWAAIPPEARLNYGTDPAPGTPIDDPDRLTRTPEAARHGTLTGPVLRMDAVSLAHDPHRRAVFEGPDLRGAWVAP